From a region of the Penaeus vannamei isolate JL-2024 chromosome 2, ASM4276789v1, whole genome shotgun sequence genome:
- the LOC113807045 gene encoding extracellular serine/threonine protein kinase four-jointed produces the protein MKVEAGSFSISLPSTPLPARSSRVTCVVAAGLAFLLGVAVGVTLPIVLVHSPLSSSFQVAFARQEAARDTGSFIQPMKEVGARSLIAPEHTWSPYIASKLGIGNDNSSIPSLRASNDANAASPNALRSEWKRIPSEIDAPDVEEAAVLLVEGVYWGDSVEEKLPPGFSESEVDEWRKFTRQHAVVRLEEGCGRMQNRLVIFENGTKSCCRYRQNYDQIQGEIFSFYLSRLLGLTNVPPSALGVVKAADWQWSNVGSQLALAQWTEERPVVLTRFIEGLVPAFIPASLREAKRRLHPVNVEGQDPRDMIELAQWSDLVIFDYLTANLDRVVNNLYNMQWNPKMMEAPAHNLARHQKTGLLVFLDNESGLLHGYRLLDKYETFHASLLKAVCVFRRSTAERVRQLVLRRDVGDRLRKMFRRYEPDLQDYLPPIPDKSIKILNERLQNVHKQIAKCEKWYRNS, from the coding sequence ATGAAGGTCGAGGCAGGCTCCTTCAGCATCTCACTGCCCTCGACGCCGCTGCCGGCCCGCTCCTCCCGCGTCACCTGTGTAGTCGCTGCAGGGCTCGCCTTCCTGCTGGGCGTCGCTGTTGGAGTGACATTACCCATTGTTCTAGTTCATTCGCCGCTTTCCTCGTCGTTTCAAGTGGCTTTTGCCAGGCAGGAAGCTGCTCGGGACACAGGATCCTTCATCCAACCTATGAAGGAAGTAGGTGCGCGGAGCCTCATCGCCCCTGAGCACACCTGGTCACCTTACATCGCAAGCAAACTAGGCATCGGCAACGACAACAGTAGTATTCCCTCCCTTCGCGCCTCGAACGACGCCAATGCCGCTAGCCCAAACGCCCTTCGGAGCGAGTGGAAGCGAATACCATCCGAGATTGATGCCCCCGATGTCGAAGAAGCTGCAGTCCTATTGGTCGAAGGAGTTTACTGGGGCGATTCAGTGGAAGAAAAATTACCGCCAGGATTTTCTGAAAGTGAAGTGGATGAATGGCGCAAATTCACGCGGCAACATGCAGTTGTGCGACTAGAGGAAGGATGTGGACGTATGCAAAATAGGCTGGTCATCTTTGAAAATGGCACAAAATCATGCTGCCGCTACCGCCAAAACTATGACCAAATTCAAGGAGAAATCTTCAGTTTTTACCTTAGTAGGTTACTAGGGTTGACTAATGTTCCACCATCAGCTTTAGGGGTTGTAAAAGCAGCTGATTGGCAATGGTCAAACGTAGGAAGCCAATTGGCCTTGGCGCAGTGGACGGAAGAAAGGCCCGTTGTTTTGACACGATTTATTGAAGGTCTGGTTCCTGCTTTTATTCCAGCGTCCCTGCGAGAAGCCAAGCGACGCTTACACCCAGTGAACGTAGAAGGGCAAGATCCACGGGACATGATTGAATTAGCCCAGTGGTCTGACCTCGTCATATTTGATTACCTCACTGCCAACCTGGACCGCGTGGTCAACAACTTATATAACATGCAGTGGAACCCTAAAATGATGGAAGCTCCTGCTCACAATTTAGCACGACATCAAAAAACAGGCTTACTCGTATTCCTGGATAATGAGTCAGGACTGCTGCACGGATATCGACTCTTAGACAAATACGAGACTTTCCATGCCTCTCTTCTTAAGGCTGTGTGCGTCTTCCGGCGGTCCACCGCTGAGCGAGTAAGGCAACTGGTGCTCCGCCGGGACGTAGGAGATCGCCTTCGGAAAATGTTCCGGCGATACGAACCAGATCTGCAGGATTACCTTCCACCGATACCGGATAAGTCTATAAAGATACTTAACGAACGCTTGCAGAATGTTCATAAGCAGATAGCGAAATGCGAGAAATGGTACAgaaattcataa